DNA from Solanum stenotomum isolate F172 chromosome 3, ASM1918654v1, whole genome shotgun sequence:
acctcaaaagaaatatatttgacacaaaaagaaaggaaagaaatagacacaaaagaaaattgtataaaacaAGTATAACAACAAATATTAGAAAGTAAACTACTACCATACAAATACAGTTCAACAAGTAttagataaaaattaaaggtGGAAATTTCACCAATGATGCCTTATTTGTTTGACAGCTCTCAACAAAGACTGTACTTCGAAGTAACACAACAACACGGAGAAGCAAAGAATGAAAGCTTTTCCAGCACCTTTTCATTTTCCAGCAAATGCTTAATAATATCAACTGTGGCCCAGTGAATCAACTATCAATTTCAATGAGAATTAGTGGCGAAGAAGAACACATGATAATTACATGGTGTGTTATTCACAAATATGGCAATGTCACAGAGGTGACTCCTTCCATTGTAGTCTGTTAAGACCATCCACTATCGCCCTGCGAAATGCACCATTATGGAGAAGGAAGGACGATACATGCCCTCCTCTAACCCATCTAACTTCTGAGCCAGGCCAAGCTTTTTCAAGTTCTAGCACTGAGTGCCTTGGAATATAGCCATCATCCTGAAAAAAGAACGGTTCATGAGATTTCCTGTGGTTACAAACCCTTGATCAATAATTAAATGAgagttataaattatatttagataAAAGCAATGAATGTTTGCCTGCATTGCTCCCGTATATGTAAGTTCACTGGATGTATGAAGTTTAAATGATTTCCAACAGTAGGTTCATATCAGCTAGAAGActagagtatttttttttttttcttttcaactatCACAAAGCTATGAAATCAGCTCCACGTTACATTCAAAAGTTTCCTTTTTAAGTATAGCGGTTATTATGTAGATCTTTTCCCAGACAAGGTAATACAGAGTacttaggggtcatttggtagttGGTTAGAGTCATGCAGGTATTAGTAATGTAGGAATTCGTTATGAGTGAATccatgtattattttatgcaggtattagttatgtagggataagttattcatgtattagttatacatatattagttattccattttctatcccacataaaataatacatacattctctcataacttatacatatattagttatgtGTGTTTTAAAATTGTTAACCAAACgtcgtattaattttatacatgaataacttatttCCTATCCACCTACCAAACGTCGTATAAGTTATATAAAAAGTAATACATGGATAACTTGTTTTTTATCcatctaccaaacgaccccttagggTTCCCGTGCTCAAAGGAAAGATTTCATGATTGTTCTTCAGTCGGAGCTATACGTGTGATTGATATTTGAGGTCATAACATAAAATTAGACTATAACAATAAAGAGACACTTTTCATCTTTGAAGGTATGGCTCTTCAAGAGAGGAAGGCAGTTCTAGACCTGTAATCTCATACCCTCATCTTCAAAATGAGGAAGCTCAATGGGCTTTCAAGATCGCACCGGAGCACAACACCACTAAATCAAATGATTGTGAAGTCCAAGCTCAAATTACTTGCATAAATAGTGGTTTAATGCAAAAGCCGACAAGGTAGCTCGGGAAGGAGCCTCATGAGATGGAAGTTTCAACTCTTATATATGGTTCCATAACAAGGAAGAATCTACCTGTTGGCGCTCTAAATAGCAAGTGTTTCACTGTGGCCATCTTAGACTCTATCATTATCATAGGGGTATGATCTTCAAGGCGAAAAAAGATCAAGATGACATATTAAGTTTACATACTTATAGCAAGCCGATTGACCGTTCCAGTTTCCACTGTGGTCATCTTATCTTAGACTCTACCATTATCACAGGGGTATGATCTTCAAGGCGAAAAAATGATTAAGATGACATATTAAGCTTGCATACTTCCTTTACATTAAGAAATAGAGAAGTCCTTCCCTATTAGGAAACAACCTGATATGGTTTTAGATCAAACTGCAGAACAGAAAATTATACTCTACAGGAAAGAAACTCTGCCCCACTGCTCACACAGATGAAAAAAATGTGGAATCCAAAAAATTGGTTCAACATTGGTTTTGCTAATATTTCAAAAGCAAATTAGTAGTTCTGCTACTAAACAAAGATTAGTTTGGTTACCGACATGACAAAGAAGTGTCAAGGAGCAATGGTGAGAATAGACATTTGATTGGCAGGAATAAACATGCTTGATATGGAATTACACATCAATCGGAGTCGGAAGGAGCAACCAAAATGCTCCAGGCCCTCCTCAAGTAAACCATACCATGCAAAGAGTGAGATCTAGCACTTACTGTGGCGGCAACAAATATTACAGCACTGGGATCTTTTGGGATTGGAAACCGTGTAACATCGGTGAGAGACAACACATTTCGCATCCGTTCTTTCACTTCCTCAAGAGTCATTGAAGCCTCATGCACGGAAAGATCATCTCTCAGTGCTTCCCATGCAGTGGCATGCTTTAGTACCCCTTCACAGAACGCCACAACAGCGGAATGTGGAGAGAGAAAAGGGAGTGTAGCAATAGGTGTTGGGTGCAATGAACCAACCATAGCAGCATGTACTCCTCCTAGATATCAtcgaagaaaaaacaaattttaacagAAAGAAAATTTCCTTGAAAAGACATGAATTTTATGCATGTTCTGTCCAATACGTACTAGATAAACTATGTTCATGTGCACAATGGTTGGATACACATGTTGGTTATTCTCCTTAATTCCAGATAATAGTATACATCTAAAAGTAGAGGGAACCTAATAGCTAAATTTAAGAAACCAATGAGGAAAATGGTTATACCTTTGTTTTGATAATTAACAGGTCATATGGCATAACATGCAATTATCCAAAAAAAGGAAGGttctttcttattcttcttgCAGCGACTGCATAGCCCATTCTACCATCTCCTCAACAACAATTCCTTTGACAGCTTCAATTTACTGTGACTCTAAAAATTTTCCCAACACATACAAAGTTTTTAGACTTTTTTCTAATAGGATCAGTTTCAACTGTTCAAATGCACTGCGCACATAAAATTTAAACCACTAAAGATCTTAATTATCTATTTCACACACCATCACTgaccaaaaaacaaaataatatttttcaaactgGATGAACGAGTCAAACTAGGTTGAATTGTTCAAAGGACCAAATGATACATTCATCTTTAAATGCATAAAAAGATGGTGATTTGGGTTTTATAAATCATAAAAGCTAGAATATTAAGTGGATGCTTATGCCTTACCCATGCTAAGTCCACATATACCCATCTTTCCAAAACCCGCTTCACAGTCCAACCAATGTAAAAGACTACGGGCCTCTTCAATGGTGGCTCGTCCTAATAGCAGAAGGTCACTAACACATAACAGCTTTGACCCACGCTGCAGCAATGGACGTCTTTTTCCATAGAAGGGGCTGCAGAACATGGAAGGATATTAGAATAAGAGAAATGTATATTcaaagaaccaaaaaaaaaaaatttaaataataaaataaataagacatTACTCTGTGGAATTAATTGTTACCTCTCAAGCACCATAGTTGCTATATTTTCCTTCAGTAATGGACCGCCAAGACGCAATCTTCGCTCAAAAGTATGATCTCCCGTACCTGCAGatggaaaactaaaaaaataagaactcAACAGTGCAAAGGCAGAGTTGGTTAGGATAATGACATTACCAGCAATGCATTTACAACAGTTCTGGATATGTAAGACAAACCTAAAAAGTTTGGTCATTtattctctttttgtttttaaatattgaataatttttgCATAGTCGTGATTCATCTGTTTGGAAGCAACTATATCTTCTATTTGAAATCCATATTATAGTAGGACTATATTGTGACTAGAAAAGGATAAAACTAATTTCTTCAATTGAAAATTGCTTCGTCAGAAAGCTACGGTAAGTTTTGCCTCGTCATTCAAGGGTTTGTTGAAATCTTAGCAGATGGCGGTTCCTGTATCTGTACAGAAAGCTGGTATTGTTTAGAAAATCAATAGGAGTTGGCTAAAGGATAATACAATATAAGGGAGCTTTATATAATGCAGAACATTCAGGTTGACTCCTTTCGATTCATTTGCCGCTGCCCTGGAACAGGTAGTAGATGACAGGGTGGCAAGGTTCAGAACAGACTCCCAGCAGATGACAGGATGGCAAGGTTTGGTATTAACCTGGTGTCCATATGTTGCTGCTGCCGCGTAATTGGTAGAAGACCAAGCGGAGGAACAGCTGAGCACATTTTTTATGCTGGCCGTTTTGCAGAACAAATCTGGCAATACTATGCAGCGGGGGTGGGCATCAATTAAAGGACATCCTCCCTAAGAAACATCGTATATGCCTTGTGGAACTTCAAATGCAGAAACTTCATAGCTTCCTTTACTCTTTAAGATCATGCCACCTATCATTCTTTGGGAGTTATGGAGATCTAGATGTAGTGCTAAATATAATGACGAAAATCTCTTGTAGAGCAGTTCCACTACTCTTATTAACCTCAACATTAGTCAGCTCACTAAACTCCAGTTTCTCAACTATCCAATCCCTGATAATTGGAATGGTATCTGTCAACTGATGGACTTGAAACTTCTGGAAAATATTTCTATTGCAGTCTCTTGAATCAAACCTCACTGTCCCTTTGTAAAGCTTAACACAGATGGTTGTTGTATTGAAGGGAACTATGGAGGAGGTGGGATGGTGAGGGACAAGGATGGCATGTTTCAATGGCTGTTTGTCTACTACTTGGAAGAGGGAACGGTAATCTGGTTGAAGCTGAATCATTTCTTTGCGGTCTCAATTGGTGCACTCAGAATGGCCTCCACATGGTATTTGGTGAAATTGATTCCTTCCTGTTGCAGAGCTGTATTCAGGGTGCATGGCCAAGTCCTTGGAGAACTGAAGACAATGTCAATAAGATTAAGCTCTTGGTGAACCAACCAAGTCACTACCAACCACTCCTTTAGGGAAGCCAACAAAGTTACCGACAAGTTAGCATCCCTGAGCCACACCACTGATAATAGTGGTATCTATTCTAACTTTAATGCCTTGCCAAGACAGATGAAAGGCCTTCTTAACACTGATAGATGGAAGCTTCCATATTTCCAAGTCAGCAGGAGAAAACATGGTGCTTGAAGCAACAGCTCTATTGCCACTTGTATGTACTAACTTTTTTGCTCATAGTGAAGACTGGTTCACCAGTATCTCATTGTTTTCAAGAAGGCAAGGTCTAGCCACCTTCAAATGTATCAATAGAATCATGAGTCGGTTGATAAAAATAGAAGTTATAAGTCAGGTAGTCACCATATCATGACATCATGCCATATTTTAACTTGAATATACATTAGAAGAGACTGAAACACCTAGCATTTGTTCATATAAATAGCACAAGCAGATAGAATTAAATTAAACTGCTCCGCCTCCTACTATTTGGGTATGAATCAAAAACAGAAACCAAATGTAAAGATGAGCATCTATCTATCACAAAGAATATATGAATTAATGAATCAAATAGGCCTGAATCCCAAATTAGTTAAGGGAAGAAGAGAGATAACCAGCAAGATGAACGACACAGGCCGTCTTATGAGGCGGGGTATATTTGGGGGCGAGGAAAGCAACCCTTGCAATGTGACTCTCTGGAGGCAATGCACTAAGCAGCTGGTCATGGCAAGGAGTCGTAAAAAAACCTTCTCTGAGAGTTGCCGTTTGAGATTCCCAAACAGTTTTCCAAACAGGTTGTACCAATGTGGGAGGCCAATTCTGTCCTTCAACATCGGGGAACAATTGCTTAATCATTTTCTCTAAAAGCTCAAGCTTTGTACCTCCCCATCCTCTAGAAAAGAAAGGTGGGCTTAGTTTTGTTCTGTGAACAAACGCACCATATACATGATCCAATACATAATGGAGCATTCCAATATTCACTGTCACCATCTTCTGAGACCCTCAATCAAACCCAAataagattcaatttttatatgaaattattatgtGTTCTCTGCCTAGGAATTAAACCCGCCCTTTTATCTAAATTAGATCCAAACTCCACCACCAAAAATGGTAATTTCacctaaaaatcaagaaaaattcaTAAGTGAAAAGCCAAAAGTATAAATCATTGAACCAATCAACAATTCATTTCacaggaaaaaaacaaaaggaaatagGGTACAAAAAAAGGTGTATGATAGGCGAAAGGGTGATTGATATAAGATAAAGAGCGATAGGATGTTGGGGAATCGGATCTTGCGCAGAGAAAGAAACAAGAACACCTATGGTATATGCTATGGGCGGAGGAGAAACCGCCGTgactgatttttttattatagaagAAAAACTTTGGTTTACTATACGGCCTCCAgagaaaaagatcaaaattgtACTTTTATCTTTGAGTTAATAGTCAAAATTAGTGCTTAGTAAAATGAGCTCATATTTTGGTAATTCGTTCATATTTTAATAGGTTTAGTGAGTGAGtttttatatagtataatatatataaatttcataatgTTCAGACTTAATTACATTACTAAATTTCTAAATACATTAGCAGACATTTAGATATATAGGAGAGAGGATGTATTCGAGAGGAGATAGAACATCCGGATACATAGGGAAGGATCTTATCAGGGATGTATTAGAGAAGGAAGGAATGAATCAGAAAGGGGAGGCATTTATTCGAGAGGgaagggatgtatccgagagggagATAGGGATGTATCAACGAGAGGGGAGTGATGTATCCAAGaggaaatttttgaaattttttaaatggtaGGGAATTTTAGATATTATGgtaaaataagatgtgtatttatttgattttttttctttttttacatagtaaaatatgggttgatatccATATTCATTAAGCTTCCAActtttattcactcaaaattaatgatatcacaaaaaaaattgtaacttctcttccatttatgttcttcataaaacaaattattcTCTCGGtaattgaaaaggtgaagtctttggccctccaaaattgtatgttttaaatgtacatttcttttgttaattataattctatttattttatttttaattttatattcgATAACAAATAAAAGCGtataaaataagcaaatcatgtaTTAGTATTGATATTGCTTAAAATGtattaagcatgttttagtcTTGAAAGGtaaatattcatttactttgaaattaaaatatttttcccttGTTATtgtgtaaatttattttagattgaaaagttataagattttttttcttacttttatgatacaataaaactaaataaagtatttttaacatttttcatccaaaaaaagactaaaatattttctccatgttgAATTCTTAAGAAGAGTACTATGtactcatgaaaatatgggtaaatatggatAAGCCTGTATTTTATCCGATCCATTTGTTACCCAATCTATTTTTACGCATATCAAATATGAGCAGGATGGattattacccattttatgTTGATCAATTTTTAACCCACTCAAATTTGACTCAACCGCCCATTTGCTACCACTAGTCAAAAGTAATCTTTATCATTTAATATGGAGCACTAATAATGCTTCATATTTCAACACCAACTTTTGATATTCTCTCAAACattcatttaattttgaatGATCTTTTTTGTGCACCTAAACAACATGGGAGTTTCACTAAAACAATTGCGCACTAGATTTACACTAAAATTGCAATAGAGTTGCACCAAAACAGCAGTAGAAAAATACTAAAA
Protein-coding regions in this window:
- the LOC125858386 gene encoding uncharacterized protein LOC125858386, producing the protein MVTVNIGMLHYVLDHVYGAFVHRTKLSPPFFSRGWGGTKLELLEKMIKQLFPDVEGQNWPPTLVQPVWKTVWESQTATLREGFFTTPCHDQLLSALPPESHIARVAFLAPKYTPPHKTACVVHLAGTGDHTFERRLRLGGPLLKENIATMVLESPFYGKRRPLLQRGSKLLCVSDLLLLGRATIEEARSLLHWLDCEAGFGKMGICGLSMGGVHAAMVGSLHPTPIATLPFLSPHSAVVAFCEGVLKHATAWEALRDDLSVHEASMTLEEVKERMRNVLSLTDVTRFPIPKDPSAVIFVAATDDGYIPRHSVLELEKAWPGSEVRWVRGGHVSSFLLHNGAFRRAIVDGLNRLQWKESPL